TGTCTATTAAAACTTCTTCAGACAATTCACTGGCTGAGCCAATACATCATCCACGCAGGTATTTAAAGCTTAGTGCCTTTCATTGCATTTAATCAAATCACAAGATGCTTATGCTGCAGaatactttgttgttgttgtaaaaagtGACATTTCTGTCATTTCAATATGGCAAAGCCCTTCCAGTTCATCGCAGCAGTTCTTGCTGTCTTCATCGTGAATGAATGCAACCAAAAAGTAAGCCTAGGCAGTTGATATGCTCAGAAATAGACATCTTCATGGAAATAAATGACAATTTGAGATTAAATCCCTGAGTGATGATTGTATGTCACAGCAATGTGGACAGTAATATCTATTTCCTCGAAATTCTCTGTTGGCTGGTTGGTAAAGTTCCCTAATTACTTGCAGGTGAAATCTCTGAAGATGTCAGAAATAGTAAAATAGCCTGTGCTGATTGGATTCACAGCTGACACGTTTGGCGTTCACTGTCAAGAGTATTGCATTGATGCAGCAAATGTGTTGAGAAAGAAAATGGACTGAAATATGTACACTCCCTGCTACCAAATGATGGAGGAAACTGACACTGAACCGCAAGCCAAGTCATGAAATCAACCACTATTTGAATATTCATTACATAACAAATACATACCTGTGGCACACCTGGCCACATGAGAACGAGGTAAAAAGGCTTTCCTCTGTGCCACAGATGATGGTCCGTTTGGTGTGCCCCCCCAAAACATGCTGaaggaaacaaagaaaataggattcattatacacatgtagtcgTTCATGTAAAAATTTGCTTTCCAGAGGACTGAAATcattacaaatgaaatacaccAGATAAGGTCAGAAAGAAGTTACTtgtacacacgtacatgtacataccagccAGGATAAAGGTTCTCCATAGCAGGTAAACAGAGAACAAAAGTCACATCTAGTTGCTGCTCCCTATGCTGAATTGTCTCTACCTAGATACATGAGATATGACATATATAAAGCCCAATTGTGTGTAGGAATCACTTCACCACTATCCTGTTTCAGGGACATCCAGGCAAACATACGTTGTCTTTACTGCCTACACATTAGAAAGAGATctttttaacaattttcagtagTTCTACAAAGTGAATCTTTCAACtacatttctgaaatttctcTTATCAAACAAAGATGACAGTAATCCTGTATAGTCACAAAAGTTGCGAGTGATGGATTTGAACCCTCACCTTGCTGGAACGTCTCGTCGCACCTGTCACAGTCTCCCTTATGACACACGGCCTTACACTGGTGCTTCCCACAGTTCAGCGTTGCTCCACACACTGTCTTACACCGGAAATTGGACGCGTTGATGCACTTAATATACTGTCTGTTGAGGAGAGAACCAGACCCGTGCCATCACCAGTTACAtgaaacattacattacatgttaCATGCTGTTTTACTAATTCAGAGGCCCAGGCCAAGTAGTAAGAGGCACAGACAGATTCCAATTCTCAAGCGATTGAGCTCCTTTTTAAGTACGTCTCCTTTTACACACTAACACTTCAAAGTCAGCACAAATCCTATTACATACCAAAAGTTCAAGGTCAACATGACTCCCATTACATACTAACAGTTCTAGGTCAGCACGACCCCCATTACATACTAACAGTTCTAGGTCAACATGACTCCCATTACATGCTAACAGTTCTAGGTCAACAGGACtcccattacatgtatatgtaatacattacTATTACATATAGTTATCACTGAACATGGCTACTATCACATTATTACATACAGTTTtcattcaaaatggctgccattTGGTCACAACCTCGATAAGTCAATGTCAGACATACGCAAATACTGCCCCAAATACTTAGAGTCACAGATATGCTGCACTCCTATTAAAATGGTAGGCTGGTCATTTAGGCCTCTAGATGGCTGATACAAACAGCTTCAaagctacatgcacatatgtagaCAATAAATTGCCATGGGTTTAACCATTGGCACAaactcattatttatttgattggtgttttacgccgtactcaagaatatttcacttatacgacggcattcagcattgtggtggaaggaaagagGGCAGAGaccatgggggaaacccacgatcatgagcaggttgttggcagaccttcccacttacagcacAAACTCACAGTACGGGAACTATTAGTATGTTTACAGATTACACACCACATTGTGACAACTCACCTGGTTTTTCCACATTCACACGTCTTATTCACAGTGGCTTCACATGGCGCACAGGCACCAGGGTGACACAGACTGAGAGAGGAAAACAATGTTACAGAATGAACAACACAGACTGAGAGAGGAAAACAATGTTACAGAATTAACAACACAGACTGGgaagaaaaacaataatacagaaaaaaaatgttgccaTGGTCATTCGTACCCCATACTCATTTACTTCAGAGGAAATAGTTTTGTTCTTGAGTTGCAAAAATCAGTTGTGACttattggttaaaactgatgaCATGGAGCACTTTCAATTATTTCAATGtgcgtgattttgcttactttgatttatttatttatttgattggtgttttacactgtactcaaaaatatttcacttatacattggcggttagcattatggtgggtggaaaccggatacagcccaggggaaacccacgaccatccgcacgttgctagcagaccttcccacgtacggccggagaggaagccagcatgagctggacttgaactcccagggaccgcattgttgagaggctcctgtgtcattacgctgcgctagcgcgctaaccaactgagtcacggaggccccttgctTACTTTGAAATGCGATATCATGGTTATGCAACATTACAAAAATAGCAAGGTGTGCTCTTTAAActttaagtggaatattttattgatgtattttcagatatgttcgagtattgtcttttcttttaaaccgACGTCTTGCTCATGAACTGAACAagaatacagtatatatacaggaCATTACAACTCACATGTTACAGGGATGAGGGCAGTTCACATTCTTCTGACGACCACACACTTCTCCACAGCTATGGGGAGTCTCGTATCTGTCATAGGCTGGATCTAGACGTTTACCTGGTAACAATTAGCAGAGGTTAAAGCTGAATATGGCCAGCTACATCGATACAACAACTTCTCTTTGGTGGCAGTTTTACCTTCAACTCCAGGATATTTCAATTAAGCTGTGACTGGGAGGTTAATCACATCAGAGGAAAACCTGAGAAAACAACCTCACGTTACGCTGCAGCAAAAGCAAACCAGCTGGAACAGACACTTGATACAACCTCATACTGGGTCAAGGGTTCAGTGATCTCCTGAGAGAAATCTGTGCACTACACAGCCAGCAAAGATGTAGTGGTATTAAATCATTTCATGCTAAGTAAGTGTTAACTTACCACAGAAGCACTTATACTGGTTAGGGACCTTCTCTGTTACATTCTGACAGCTGGGGCATCGCCAGCCCTCCCCACCTGACAAAGGTAAAGATAACAGGTACACTTACACTCTGTAGTCTGAAAGAAAGCTATACGGCCAGCactcccatacatgtacatttgcttaCACAGCTACAGTTTTAAGTGGTCCACAAAATCCAACACAATGTCATGGATTAAGCACTGTACTGCAGCAATATCATTACAAACAAAATCTTGTGTGTTATATATCAATATGTGACAACATTTCCACACAAAGGACAACAATGCTTTGGAATTGACTTTGGAGAAACTTTCTTATCAAATGGCagaagtaaatgtacaaattgcTGTCACACTGGGATATAAGTACTCCAGATCAGGTAGTGGTGCCTTCCATACAGTGATCGTGGCTGTTTTACCTTCTATGCATGCAGCAGGACTTCTAGCCCATTTTTTGATGCAGTACAAATGGAAGATATGGTAGCAGTTGGAGCAGCTCCAGATGGCCACCTCACAGCGaatgttacaacaacaaacCATACACTCATACGAGCCCTGCCGCAGCTGCTCAATGTAGCTCTCTGAAAcggtacaaatacatgcatcagAGCTGAAAAGACGTTAGAATGGGGGAGTTTACAGTTGAACCCTTTCATCCCTAAAGGTAAAAACACTCCTACTGTattatgtgacttgtaaaaaaatgttaggcaacctttatGGGCATTAATTTGCCGATCCCCTGTCACACCCGGTTCCAGAGGCACcaatgacatctatttccttCGGGAACTTCTCTCGTTCACAAATGTTCACTTTCTTAATTTCCCCCATCCTTTGTCAACTCTAAATTACTGTTTGTGAACTTTTTTCAGAAGCCCATGTTACAATAAATGTGATTAGaaacagttgcctaacatttctgacaggtcacgtAATACTGTTAGACTTTTTCTGCTTTTGTCGATAGGAGAGTTCGAACTCCAAACTCCTCTATTGGTTTAGAAACAAGTTTGCAGAAATCAGCTTCCATTACATTACTAGAGCTATAATCTCAACTGTGTAAACAAGTTAAATGTGGATAAAAAAACAAGTTACATTTCTCAACTTGGGAACTGTTTGACTCTGCAACGTACCTGACTTTTTGAAGTGTGTGTGAAACCTGTAGATAGGAGGTAAACCaggagtttacatgaacaggtctGTATTTATAAATGACAACCAAAATTTATACTTCACTTTGACTATTCAATGATGCAttgagatttgtttgaaaggtacatgtaggatgactGATATTCTACTCAAAAAGTTTCATTGCCataggtaatattttatggcactgatttgcctccaaaaatacAATTTTGGGGTGAAATCAGCCTTATACATGCAAGTCTGCACATCTACAGAGAATCATCCACAAACGCCTTGAAGTGTCTGCACtcataaaatgaacataaatgaaTACCTCTCTGTGTCTCATCCACTCTCCCAACAGGAGTGCTTCGTTTCTTCATCGCTGAAGACTTGGAAACTGCAGGGAGATGAGGTTTATTGTCATCATCCATGGATCTCAACTGTTTGGTATCTTCCTGAGAAAGTTCATCCTTTCTGGAGCCATGGGATCTTGGCCGTGATCCAATAAGCCCTGAGACTTTGTCAACCAAAGAAAAATGATCCCGACTGCCTTGGCTGTTTTGGACACCGTCTTTTGCTTTGTCTTTTGCACTGAGCTGCTCTTTTTCTTCATCAGTCAAATTTTGATAACTCTGGTTATTGTTCTCCTGGATGTTCTGAACACCAACCTGGCCCCTAGGCTTTCTTGCACCTCTGGTGTTGGCCGAATTAGACCACGAGTTTCGAGAATAATTATCTCTACCTCTGACTCTATTATCATTTCTATCCTCTAATTGACGGTTGTGTCTAATTCTACCTTCAGATCCTCTGGCTTGATGGTTACAGATGTCGTCAGTTTCTGATTTGTAACCCTCCCTGCTATATCGACTTCTCGGGTCGTGTTGTCTGTTCTGGGAtccagagttacctcccttaccaCGAGACTGCCTTCTCCCACATGACGGGTTGGTCTGTGAATGACACTCTTGTGACTGCTTCCATGTAATGTCATCTATCTCGGTTCTACGCCTATCCCATGATGCACCACTATTTAATCTAGGTTTCCGTTTGTTCCCCTTTCCTCTGTAGTTCTGCTGATTTCCTTGGTGAAAAGGATTTGATCTTTGTGGGTTCGGGTATTTCTGCTGTGTTCCTGATGACTTCTTAAAATGTTCCTGCAGTGATGAAACTTCTTCTCTTGGGGAATACTGTTCAGATGAATTCCTTGCATACATCACTGGGGACACTTTCACCTCTTCACAATATACTCCATCAACCGGGATTCCACCAACTGGCATGACATACTGGTTAGAGGGCTGCTGCGATGTTGTCATTCCCACAGGATGAATACAGCTGTCTGATGTCATGGGCGCACTCACTTCTCCTGTTTGAGGCGGAAGCCCGCTGTAGCCTTGGTACTGGTacggtgtgtacatgtacccatacgACGGAGCCTGATTAGAGTAAAACACAGCCCCTTGGATAAAGGCTGGGTCAAAGTTTTGATAGTTCTGGTCCATCCTGGATGATTTTTACTCCACAAGATCTGTGAATGCAAGAATTATACATCAAACAGTGTACAGTAGGCTTAGCACAGAAATAGATTATTGCACCACTGACCATGCACTTAAGGTAAGATGTTCAACATTTAATTTGACCTCGCAGTCAAGAACAACtttgatcagttatttcctAGGCTGTGTGGCCCCGAGATTTCTTGGTAGTGCTCAAAGCCACTCGCTGTACAGGCACAACAGATAGccttgacatatttgacaagggcaggtagcTGCATCAGGCTTTTTACCGTCCTCTGACTACTGCTTTGAGGCCAAACAAGAAATATTGTGAgacctaacgtcagagcaatcttaGATTACACCTTTAGGACTAGATCtgtaattgaacactgactgaGGCAGGCGAGAGTTGCTGAAAAACTGACTAAAATTTTGCATTGAAACTTTTATAAATTCATacatgttaactgcaatttgaAGTATCAATGGACGATACAAATGCAAAGCACATATAATATATGATACGATATGCCAGCTGTAGGCCTTGGCTACACACCACTACTAACATGACTAGTAATAGAAATGCAGTAAAAAAAAGCAATGTCACGTTAGCCACTCACAATATTACTTGCTTTCTTCCTCGTCGCGTTTCGCCTTCAAATTGAGCTTTGCTCAGCCTGACACAATTTTATTACCTGGTGGGACTACGTCATCTTGATATTAAGCAATAATTCCACACAAAATA
This DNA window, taken from Liolophura sinensis isolate JHLJ2023 chromosome 11, CUHK_Ljap_v2, whole genome shotgun sequence, encodes the following:
- the LOC135478319 gene encoding transcriptional repressor NF-X1-like → MDQNYQNFDPAFIQGAVFYSNQAPSYGYMYTPYQYQGYSGLPPQTGEVSAPMTSDSCIHPVGMTTSQQPSNQYVMPVGGIPVDGVYCEEVKVSPVMYARNSSEQYSPREEVSSLQEHFKKSSGTQQKYPNPQRSNPFHQGNQQNYRGKGNKRKPRLNSGASWDRRRTEIDDITWKQSQECHSQTNPSCGRRQSRGKGGNSGSQNRQHDPRSRYSREGYKSETDDICNHQARGSEGRIRHNRQLEDRNDNRVRGRDNYSRNSWSNSANTRGARKPRGQVGVQNIQENNNQSYQNLTDEEKEQLSAKDKAKDGVQNSQGSRDHFSLVDKVSGLIGSRPRSHGSRKDELSQEDTKQLRSMDDDNKPHLPAVSKSSAMKKRSTPVGRVDETQRESYIEQLRQGSYECMVCCCNIRCEVAIWSCSNCYHIFHLYCIKKWARSPAACIEGGEGWRCPSCQNVTEKVPNQYKCFCGKRLDPAYDRYETPHSCGEVCGRQKNVNCPHPCNILCHPGACAPCEATVNKTCECGKTRQYIKCINASNFRCKTVCGATLNCGKHQCKAVCHKGDCDRCDETFQQACFGGAHQTDHHLWHRGKPFYLVLMWPGVPQAYFLVAFIHDEDSKNCCDELEGLCHIEMTEMSLFTTTTKLLDCGHHHCQKECHDGPCQPCQRQPSLLTHCPCGKTELSTLTQVVRKSCLDSVPLCEEKCGKPLDCGPQDNPHICERTCHEGPCGPCQGSSLRRCRCGLLEKELPCTEASQYTANNPLLCEKRCNKKRMCGKHKCNQCCCVQEEHICELVCGRKLTCGLHKCEHLCHRGNCSPCLQASFDELTCHCGAAVLHPPVACGTRPPECVQICSRVHACQHPVTHRCHSDEACPPCAVLTEKMCMGGHEVRKNIPCFRQDISCGLPCQQALPCGQHSCKKICHKGPCLEEGEACVQLCNVVRPECGHPCGAPCHSGSPCPKTACRAQIVIKCRCENRSARVTCSSGGLNNITDFQRMATSNLASSLSSLQTGQSVDISELAAVKKGGQRRLECDKECALMERNRRVALALEIRNPDLSSKLGNPAYSQFLKDFAKQSPQFVSSVEKNLSELVQSAKQSKQPFRRHGFPPMNMTQRRVIHELAEFYGCETESYDQEPKKNVVATASRDRCWLPSVTLTSLIQRELQPKAPMPIPHKHSETELRDAMREMRLSTDVYAAPKRPDQNPERSKPVVDYFDMTD